A single Pedobacter sp. PACM 27299 DNA region contains:
- a CDS encoding OmpA family protein, translated as MTHKTTLILALLLTVTLSCKTKKTIVTTPAPVAESTDKALDKMKKDLPEDQIERTDEGLKFTFSSEVLFPTNSSYLSEAAKKRILAVANVIKDEQATNILVAGHSDKTGTATYNQWLSEKRAVSVKNFLVSQGIPANRIKTAGLGDTKPIGDNKTKEGRLQNRRVEIVLLKS; from the coding sequence ATGACACATAAAACAACCCTGATTTTAGCATTATTGCTTACCGTTACCCTTTCTTGTAAGACAAAAAAGACGATTGTAACTACCCCAGCTCCTGTAGCAGAAAGTACAGACAAAGCGTTGGATAAAATGAAAAAAGATCTTCCTGAGGATCAGATTGAACGCACAGATGAGGGCTTAAAATTCACCTTCAGCTCTGAAGTCTTGTTTCCTACCAACTCTTCTTATTTAAGTGAAGCGGCAAAAAAGAGAATTTTGGCAGTAGCCAATGTCATCAAAGATGAGCAGGCGACTAACATTCTGGTTGCAGGACATTCTGATAAAACGGGAACGGCAACTTATAACCAATGGTTATCAGAAAAGCGTGCTGTATCTGTAAAAAATTTCCTGGTGAGTCAGGGGATTCCGGCAAACCGGATTAAAACTGCTGGTCTTGGTGACACCAAACCTATTGGCGACAATAAAACTAAAGAAGGAAGATTGCAGAACCGAAGGGTAGAAATCGTCCTGTTAAAATCATAA
- a CDS encoding TetR/AcrR family transcriptional regulator, whose amino-acid sequence MSKKELVKQKIGRSAMQCFAKFGLDKTTLDDIAQAVGLNKASLYYYYKNKEDIFIEVALKEGEDFINSLQETTLLKEGIENRIAFYLESRFNYYKNVLNMNRVSVDTLNKILPRFFELYNALMKREKVFVTQLLGKAVEDGEVYMTDLENTASVLINLTDALKHSVEQQAILKGETEIDYTQSLQDIKFLVSLIFKGIKK is encoded by the coding sequence ATGAGTAAAAAAGAACTGGTAAAACAAAAGATCGGAAGATCAGCCATGCAATGCTTTGCAAAATTCGGATTAGACAAGACTACACTTGATGATATCGCACAGGCAGTTGGGCTTAATAAAGCGTCGTTATATTATTATTACAAGAATAAAGAGGACATATTTATTGAGGTAGCGCTCAAAGAAGGAGAGGATTTTATCAACTCTTTGCAGGAAACCACCTTGCTTAAGGAAGGGATAGAAAACCGGATTGCTTTTTATCTGGAATCGAGGTTTAACTATTATAAGAACGTCTTGAACATGAACCGTGTATCTGTAGATACGCTGAACAAGATACTGCCTCGTTTTTTTGAGTTATACAATGCCCTGATGAAAAGGGAAAAAGTATTTGTCACCCAATTATTAGGAAAAGCAGTGGAAGATGGAGAGGTGTACATGACAGATTTGGAAAACACAGCTTCAGTATTGATCAATCTGACCGATGCTTTGAAACACAGTGTGGAGCAGCAGGCGATTTTAAAAGGGGAGACGGAAATTGACTATACGCAGAGTCTTCAGGACATTAAGTTTCTGGTTTCACTGATATTTAAAGGAATAAAAAAATAG